The stretch of DNA AGTCGACGAGGCCCTAACCTGTGAAAAGCCATCGCAAAAAGGTGAAGTTGAACGTACATGAACCATGAGTTCCAATGGGGTGCCTTCTAGAATATCATGACATCGGAGCGCTATCAAGATTTTCTCCTGGAGCACGACGAAGGACAAGGAGCAACAATGACAAACACTTCAAGAAGTGGACAATGTGCATGGACGCCGACTCTATCGTCCtggtgtaggatctagaagtaggtgtgtctagagggggggtgattagacacttagtgctaaagttgcaatttttaatctttttcggtttgagtggagttttaggcacaatttcaacatacacaatacatatcaagcaagcatgcaaagagtatatgagcagcggaatgtaaagcatgcaacttgcaagaatgtaaggggaagggtttggagaattcaaacgtaattggagacatggatgtttttcctgtggttcggataggtggtgctatcctacatccacgttgatggagacttcaacccacgaagggtaacggttgcgcgagtccacggagggctccacccacggagggtccacgaagaagcaaccacccacgaagggtaacggttgcgcgagtccacggagggctccacccacgaagggtccacgaagaagcaaccttgtctatcccaccatggccatcgcccacgaaggacttgcctcactagcggtagatcttcactaagtaggcgatctccttgcccttacaaactccttggttcaacttcacaatcttgtcggaggctcccaagtgacacctagccaatctaggagacatcactctccaagaagtaacaaatggtgtgttgatgatgaactccttgctcttgtgcttcaaatgatagtctccccaacactcaactctctctcacaggatttggatttggtggaaagaagatttgagtggaaagcaacttgggaaaggctagagatcaagattcatatggtaggaatggaatatcttggcctcaacacatgagtaggtggttctttctcagaacatatgagttggaagtgtagatgtgttctgatggctctctccacgaatgaagaggaggtggaggggtatatatagcctccacacaaaatccaaccattacacacaatttaccaatctcggtgggaccgaatcaacaaactcggtcagaccgaaatagtaaacctagtgaccgttagagatttttggtgggactgactggatcaactcggtgggaccgatgtgctagggttagggtaaatccaaaactcggtttgaccgattactcaaactcggtgggaccgatttggctaataagcgaaacagagagttggccaagcaaactcggtggggccgattgcatatctcggtgggaccaaaaatattgcaataggtaacagagagtttgcaagcccatctcggtgagaccgagatcccatcggtgagaccgaactgattagagtttctggcagtggctatgacaagtgaaactcggtggcgccggatagaaagaatcggtaggtccgagtttggctttgggtttaggtcatatgaggaagtgggaaagtagctgagggttttggagcatatcattaagcacatgaagcaagaggctcattaagcaacacctcatccctccttgatagtattggcttttcctatggactcaatgtgatcttggatcactaaaatgtaaaatgaagagtcttgagctttaagctttagccaatcctttgtccttagcatcttggagaacttcccacaacctttagtccatgccactccattgttgaacttatctgaaacatactagatagaaatgttagtccaacaagagatatgttgtcattaattaccaaaaccacctagggagcacttgtgctttcacctgGCGAAAGCTGGACAGGGTTTTCTCCCAGCAAGCACAATCCGCTTTCGACTAGGGTGCGATTACTCATGAAAACATATGCCGCACCACGTCATGGAATGTTAGGCACCATCCACCATGTCTCCCCAATGGACATGGTAGCTAGCTCGAAACTGAGCCGTCAGCTCAGCCCACGAGCACCACAACTCCCACCGCCAAGGCCGCCTCCCTGGAGACAAGGCACCCTAGAGCATCCATAGCCATGGGCGAAGCATCAATTGGCACACCCAGACCATCGACAGAGCCACAAACTATCAGCTTGTCCATATCGTCCAGGGACAGGAACAACTAGGCCAAGAAGAGGTGAAAGTGCGGGAGGGGACCTCGTCCACGACTGACACCCTCTTCACCGGCGATGGGTGGCATGACCTCATCGGATCCATCCAACCCTCCCACCACCTCTCCACACACAACCCCTGTGACGCCCCACCATGGCCCCATGCCTGATTCGATGTGGAAAGCTCCAGCCACCCGCCTACTGATGCGAGGTACGAACCAGCCACACCACAGTTGCCGCAGACGGACTCTAGGAGTGCCCACTTGAGCCGGCAACCGATGAGCCAATGTCAGTCCAACTGCCACCACGACGTTACCCGCCAAATCACCATGGTCATCACGATGTCGACATGTCAACAAACATCGTGAGAGGCCATCACTCGTTTTCATAGACCACCCCAGCAAACCAGACGGGGCCACTGCCACCATGCTGCGCCGCTAACCGTCCCCTAGGTTCCAGATCCAACGGATTTGGCTGGGATGCAGCCAACATGCTGATGCCCAAGTCATCGTCGCGCCACCACCAAACGCTCACGCAACCACGTCACTTCGTCCCTTGGTAGCGCAACGTCGTTGCTCAACCAACCGCCCAGTACCAGCCGCTGGGGAATGAGTGAAAGGGAAGAAAGACCCCACCACCGTCATCATTGGTCAGGCTCTCGACAACGGCAgaggaggagggaaggaaggggagaGAGGTTTGTTGGAGGTCACTCACGGGAGGGAGCCCCAACGACGCCTCTCAACAACGAACGGGGATGAGGGTAGGAAGAGGAGGGAGGTTTGTTGCCAAGCTAGGGTTTCCTCCCGGCCGGTCATAGGAGGGAGGCCCGACGACCCCTCTTGGTGGCAACGGGGAAGAAGGGAAGGAAGGAAATGGAGGTTTGGTGGCAAGCTAGAGTCCCATACCCCCCGTCGCTCATGGGATGAAAGGAAGGGGGGATTCCTGCCACCACAACTAATTTTGTACCATCTGCATCCATCAGTTTAATAAACTGTCATGATCAGCGATCAATTTTTGAACACAATACAAGCTGAGCGGCCCATATACACGCACATACACTCATCCTATAAACGCACGCACGCACATCCTACCCCTATGAATACCTCTGAGACATTAAGCCGACACAACATCTTGAGATTGACGGCCATCACATACGTCTCGTAGTATTAATACCCACGAAACGATATAAACCTGCATCATTCATTATGCAAGCTTAAAAGTGGAAATGCAAGGAATCCAAGGAAGATATCAGGTGCTACCGGCCCCTTAGGTGATACCGTGATATGGGCTTCTAAGAGCGTTTAGATCTCAGATTCGACGACTCCCAGAAGGTCTTGAACATTCTGCAAAAAAGTCATCCGAGAATCTCAAAATTACGCACATGTTCAACAACTCATCAGTTGCGGTCGAATATATTCGCGAAAAAAAAAGAGAGTTGCGGTCGAATTTGAGACCCGGTAGGCCTGATATTTCCCCAAGGAGTCCATCAACCAGACGCCGCCGACTGCGTGCGTCGGAGAGCCGGAGACCCAACCGTCTTCCTCCCTACGCATTAATAAGCCCTCGCCTTAAATCGCCCCTCCCAACCGTCTTCCTCCCCAGCTTTCCGACGGCATCCATCCCGGAACGGAAAACACCAACCTGCTTTCCACCTATAAAATCCGCCCTTCCCCACCCCAAATCCCACAACAGCAAACCAAATCCCCAAGACCAAAAAAGGCCCCAGCAACCCGAGCGCGTCGACCCCATCCACAACAGTTGAATCTGAGTTTACTTCCAGGAAAGATTTGAGTCGAGATGGCGCAGGCGATCGAGGCTCAGAGGGAGGGCGCGGAGGTGTACCACGGCGCGGCGCTGTGCGCGGAGAAGGCGGTGGAGCTGCTGGCGGAGACCAACATGCCGCTGGGCCTGCTGCCGCTGGCGGACATCGAGGAGGTGGGCTACAACCGCGCCACCGGCTTCGTCTGGCTGCGCCAGAAGAAGGCGCTCACGCACACCTTCAAGCAGATCGGGCGGCAGGTCTCGTACGGCACCGAGGTGACGGCCTTCGTCGAGGACCGCAAGATGAAGCGCATGACCGGGGTCAAGAGCAAGGAGCTCCTCATCTGGATCACCCTCTGCGACATGTACATCGACAAGGACGACCCCTCCAAGATCACCTTCAAGACGCCCACCGGGCTCGGGAGGACCTTCCCCGTCTCCGCCTTCGAGAAGGAGGACGGCGGCAAGGCCAAGGCCGCAGCCGGCGGCGGCAAGGAGGCCCTCGTGGCCAAGTAAGTGACGACGGCCGGCATACTACAGAGCTTGGATGAAAAGTACTCAAAAGTCCAACGTTAACTACGACTACTATTTGCTTTCACCTGTTTTAATAAACTACAGCACTATATATACTCTGCTCCGGTGTTCTGCCGAGGGTTGTATCGTTCATATGATCGTGCGATGATATGATCTTATAGTACTATACTGTGTGCTGTTCGCTGCATAATGGTGTGAACCTTTTTGTGGCAGTGTCACGAGGTGTACGTGACTACGTGTTCTCCGATTTTATTTTAGGCATGAAAAGCTTCTCTCCTTCTGCACAGACAAAGGGACGATTCTGGTCTCCTGCTATTTAATTCAAGTCACGTATAGCTAGATGACTATAGCTGTCAACCAATTTAATGCAGAGTGCTACTTTCCTCCTCAAAATAAATCAATTAAAGTAGAGATACGGCCGAGAATAGTACTTCCTTCGGTTTTATATACAGTTTGACTAAAACACATCTAGATGTTTTTtagttatgtcacatctaagtTATCCATCACACACTAAAGCTGCAAGATTCGtgcaaaaaaatatttttcttcCCGCGTGCGTTCCATTGGTGTCCCCCTGTCACGCTCTTTTCTCGTGTCGTGGCTGTGGCCGTTTCCTGCATGTGCCCGGTGTGGGCTTGTGTTTACCTGGGCTGACTTTGTTTTCTTTAGATGATTGTGTCCTCTTGCTTCCTCGGGCCGTTGTCATGCTAGCAAAATTGTAGGCTCATGTATCCTTTTCTTTTGTTGTGAAAAACTACACACTCAAAAAGTAAAAGCATGATTTAGTTGTGAAAATAGTCAAGCCTTTTAATGTCTCGACTTGATTAATTTTTTTTGTCACGACCAAGTTGCATGTATTTCTATGTTCTTTTTTTATTTCCCTATTTGTTTAAATTATGAACTATTTTAAATTATGATTTTTTGTTTCTATTTATCTTCTCTATTTTCTCCTTTCCATTTCTTATTTTCCTTCCTTTTTCCATGTTTATTTATTTGTTTAAATCCTTATACTGTTTTCACTCTGTCATCTGTTTGCTTTAAATGTCGTGAAAATCTTGATCGGGTTGTTTTGTCGCGAGTGTCCCGTGTCGCGTCATATGTCTGGTGTCTACTGGTCAGCCTGCTTGCGCATGCATATTTTGTTTTGCCGTTTTCGCGGCGCGAACTAATTTTCATCTAGATAAGAGTTAACCATGTCTCATCTAACTCTCATACTTTTAGATATAGGTGCTTTTTGAGTTGTGCTCGTTGTCGTTGTGTTATGTTTTTTGTTCGTCCTTCGTGAAGCAGCGAGGCCTAGTATGACTATTTTTTAGTTGGCCGTTTTTATATTTTGTTCATTGAGTTTATTTTGTGGGTTGTAGTTTTTTCGAAGCTCCGATCGACCGTGCCCTTTGGTCAAATGGTGGACAACGACAGACAattgacttgcaactaggacaCGTCGTACTTTTTGTAGTGGCCctagttgcatgtcaaccatcgactcgcagCTAGGGGGGACATATGTTTATAGGGACTTAGTTGCAAAGTTAACCATTGACTCGCAACAAGGAGGGACGAATGTTTGTAGGGacccagttgcaagtcaaccatcgactTGTAACTGGGACGCGTCATACTTTTTTGTACTTGCCTCAGTTGCAAGTCAACCTTCCACTCGAAACTAGGGGGCGTTATGTTTGTGCCGGCCCCGGTTACAAGTCAGTCATGGACTCACAACTTGGATGCATCGTACTTTTTGGTAGTTACtccagttgcaagtcaaccatcgactcgcaactaggggaaAGTATGTTTGTCGAGGCCCAGTTGaaagtcaaccatcgactcgcaactaggggggcGTATGGTAGCGGCCCAATTGCAAGTcaaccatcaactcgcaactacgACGTGATGTACTTTTCTGTAGTGGCCCCAGTAGCATGTCAACCATCAACTTGCAACTAGGGGGCGTATGTTTGTAGGGGGGCAGTTGCAAGTCAAGCATCGACTCGCAACCAGGGGGACATATGTTTATAGGGgcccagttgcaagtcaaccatcaaCCCGCAACTAGGACGCGTCGTACTTTTCTGTAGTGGCCctagttgcatgtcaaccatcgacttgcaactaggggtCGTATGTTTGTAGGGgccagttgcaagtcaaccatcgacttgcaactaggggtgtatgtttgtaggggcccagctgcaagtcaaccatcgactcgcaactatgATTCGTCGTACATTTTTGTAGTTGCCCCAGTTTCAAatcaaccatcgactcgcaactagggggacGTATGTTTGTAGCGCCCCAGTTGCAAGTCAGCCATCGGCTCACAACTGGGACACGTCGTACTTTTTTGTAGTAATCTCggttgcatgtcaaccatcgactTGCAACTAGAAGGAAGTATGTTTGCAGGGgcccagttgcaagtcaaccagCGACTAGGAACTAGGGGGCAT from Triticum urartu cultivar G1812 chromosome 3, Tu2.1, whole genome shotgun sequence encodes:
- the LOC125543220 gene encoding uncharacterized protein LOC125543220, which produces MAQAIEAQREGAEVYHGAALCAEKAVELLAETNMPLGLLPLADIEEVGYNRATGFVWLRQKKALTHTFKQIGRQVSYGTEVTAFVEDRKMKRMTGVKSKELLIWITLCDMYIDKDDPSKITFKTPTGLGRTFPVSAFEKEDGGKAKAAAGGGKEALVAK